A region of Fibrobacter sp. UWP2 DNA encodes the following proteins:
- a CDS encoding GNAT family N-acetyltransferase, whose amino-acid sequence MIIRKATESDFPQMLPIFRQVIEGGDTYDFEETASDQDAFDYWFGKGVTSFVAEDDDGSVSGTSGKVLGFYKIIPNHRGRGSHVANASFMVNKSFRHPNVSRETQPRFPSKNGLAHFYLETEGCRPMAKPKAQHGEAFETKQMEHSCSDLVGRKSAQSLSPNIRGKGIGRKMGEDCIRQARAMGFRAIQFNFVISTNEPAMHLWKSLGFKELCRLPGAFHHKTLGYVDAVIFFMEL is encoded by the coding sequence ATGATTATCCGAAAGGCAACCGAATCCGACTTTCCGCAGATGCTCCCGATTTTCCGTCAGGTGATTGAGGGGGGAGACACATACGACTTCGAGGAAACCGCCAGCGACCAGGACGCGTTCGACTACTGGTTCGGCAAGGGGGTCACGAGCTTTGTCGCCGAAGACGACGACGGTTCCGTTTCTGGAACCAGCGGGAAGGTCCTCGGGTTCTACAAGATTATCCCGAACCACCGCGGCCGAGGCAGCCACGTCGCCAACGCCAGTTTTATGGTCAACAAGAGCTTCCGCCACCCCAATGTTTCACGTGAAACACAACCGAGGTTTCCAAGCAAAAATGGGCTTGCACATTTTTATTTGGAAACCGAAGGGTGTAGGCCTATGGCGAAGCCAAAGGCCCAACATGGCGAGGCGTTTGAGACCAAACAAATGGAACACTCATGTTCTGATTTGGTTGGTCGAAAATCAGCCCAAAGCCTTAGTCCCAACATCAGAGGAAAGGGTATCGGTCGCAAGATGGGCGAGGACTGCATCCGCCAGGCAAGGGCGATGGGGTTCCGCGCCATCCAATTCAATTTCGTGATTTCCACAAACGAACCTGCCATGCACCTCTGGAAGAGCCTCGGGTTCAAGGAACTCTGCAGACTTCCCGGTGCCTTCCACCACAAGACCCTCGGGTACGTGGATGCGGTCATCTTCTTTATGGAACTCTAG
- a CDS encoding FecR domain-containing protein, translating to MPLLKQFKVLAVMLSFAVVSVYADAPKSGKVRLVIGDVQFQKKGAGSWNHLRVNGKVQEKDKIKTYEESTVSIALPDGSIVSIAELSEVEFSQLLMVDGEQVSAIEVREGQIRFDVQKQKGENSSFKIKTGTATCSIRGTDGTVGVTKGGQAIGSLNSGSMDMEQDGKKVSVKPQQFVAFRKGKDPIVGEAKNAGDPEFVKQIGEAVDDTTKSDADIVATAKILDTKMEQKKEDLRSKYKCKFDKLPEVVDTNTVTIRAACSAGLSVTIGAETIKSEGSPIRFHPEWTPGALGEKKFVAMCSAEGSSFECGRLNTTYKVNRTVAFGDVDNHACKVNYTLRGFEDNKGTLKFFMDDSLVQTLTPDRDGSYVMKLFPGAHNYKLVAQNDDPAVGVIWNRFGCFPPTQVVVDFKGGTKVDIRKRVSQGSAAYPEVVFAVKNVPGDDPSQIESVKVRVDGKIYETKYVPVEAGIGYSSTVRLSRGKATNVEVIVTMKNGLIIRAFKTYTFR from the coding sequence ATGCCTCTTTTAAAGCAGTTCAAAGTATTGGCGGTTATGCTTTCGTTTGCCGTCGTGTCGGTTTATGCCGACGCCCCCAAGAGCGGCAAGGTCCGCCTGGTCATTGGCGACGTGCAGTTCCAAAAAAAGGGCGCTGGCAGCTGGAACCACCTCCGCGTGAACGGCAAGGTCCAGGAAAAGGACAAGATCAAGACTTACGAGGAGTCCACGGTTTCCATCGCGCTTCCCGATGGCAGCATCGTTTCGATTGCCGAACTCTCCGAGGTGGAATTTTCACAGCTCTTGATGGTGGACGGCGAACAGGTTTCTGCCATCGAGGTCAGGGAAGGTCAGATCCGCTTTGACGTGCAAAAGCAGAAGGGCGAAAACAGCTCGTTCAAGATCAAGACGGGGACGGCAACATGTTCGATCCGCGGTACCGACGGTACGGTGGGCGTGACCAAGGGCGGCCAGGCCATCGGTTCCCTGAACAGCGGTTCCATGGACATGGAGCAGGACGGCAAGAAAGTGAGCGTCAAGCCGCAGCAGTTCGTGGCGTTCCGCAAGGGCAAGGACCCGATTGTGGGCGAGGCCAAGAATGCTGGCGACCCGGAATTTGTGAAGCAGATCGGCGAAGCGGTCGATGATACCACCAAGTCCGATGCCGATATTGTAGCTACGGCAAAGATCTTGGATACAAAGATGGAACAAAAGAAAGAGGATTTGCGTTCAAAGTACAAATGCAAGTTCGACAAGCTCCCCGAAGTGGTCGACACGAATACCGTCACCATCAGGGCCGCATGCTCTGCCGGCTTGAGCGTCACGATTGGCGCCGAAACCATCAAGTCCGAGGGAAGCCCCATCCGCTTCCATCCCGAATGGACTCCGGGCGCCCTTGGCGAAAAGAAGTTCGTGGCGATGTGCTCTGCCGAGGGCTCCAGCTTTGAATGCGGCCGCCTGAACACGACCTACAAGGTGAACCGCACGGTGGCGTTTGGCGACGTCGATAACCACGCTTGCAAGGTGAACTACACCCTCCGCGGTTTCGAAGACAACAAGGGAACGCTCAAGTTCTTTATGGACGACAGCCTTGTACAGACACTCACCCCGGATAGGGATGGCTCGTATGTCATGAAGCTTTTCCCGGGTGCGCACAACTACAAGTTGGTGGCGCAGAACGACGACCCCGCCGTGGGCGTCATCTGGAACCGCTTTGGCTGCTTCCCGCCAACGCAGGTGGTGGTCGATTTCAAGGGCGGTACCAAGGTGGACATCCGCAAGAGGGTTTCGCAGGGTTCCGCCGCCTACCCCGAAGTGGTGTTTGCTGTGAAGAACGTGCCGGGCGACGATCCTTCGCAAATCGAGTCGGTGAAGGTCCGTGTCGACGGGAAGATTTACGAAACCAAGTATGTGCCTGTTGAAGCGGGCATCGGCTACAGCAGCACGGTGCGCCTGTCGCGTGGCAAGGCCACGAACGTGGAAGTCATTGTGACCATGAAGAACGGCCTCATCATCAGGGCGTTCAAGACCTACACCTTCCGCTAA
- a CDS encoding histidine-type phosphatase → MKHIAISSAFATIAVATFCAAGLGTAPLAQTNDSLMLAHHEWTASGYSVYPEPGRNGSNTKLTKAPAGYKPFYISHYARHGSRFHYSADDYHYLYNTLAKADSAGKLTPLGKSALERTRFLSEHAAPRTGDLTQVGVGQHQGIAKRMAKNFPEVFRGNSGKGKSAPHVDAFASTSGRCIVSMAAFVSELRANVPNVDVRLESGKSLMQGINTFDFKYTKDYAETEAYHKESDKLWKNISFAPTLARIFSDSNYVKKNVNASDFYNKLYEIHGSMQGMDAQFFEGTQPFNFNDLFTPAEELARWKAQNAWWYSVLGSCPLTGEQGVTYGKSILTNILDEADKAVTGASGTAVSGTAANTPVATLRFGHDTGILPLAGLMQLPVANARVTDLSKLHEQWTDFKIIPMAANLQIVFYKAGAGKNAKPVLVKVLYNEVEQELPVPCGYAQAQGAGAKANCPAAPYYRWDDFSAFYRNIAK, encoded by the coding sequence ATGAAGCACATTGCCATTTCATCAGCTTTCGCGACCATCGCGGTCGCCACTTTTTGCGCCGCAGGGCTTGGCACCGCCCCCCTTGCCCAAACCAACGACAGCCTGATGCTAGCCCACCACGAATGGACCGCCAGTGGGTACAGCGTTTACCCGGAACCCGGGCGCAACGGGAGCAACACCAAGCTCACCAAGGCGCCTGCCGGCTACAAGCCTTTTTACATCAGCCACTACGCTCGCCACGGGAGCCGTTTCCACTACAGCGCCGACGATTACCACTACCTCTACAACACACTCGCCAAGGCCGACTCGGCGGGCAAATTGACGCCCCTCGGCAAGTCGGCGCTCGAACGCACGCGGTTCTTGAGCGAGCACGCGGCTCCGCGCACAGGCGACCTCACGCAGGTGGGCGTGGGGCAGCACCAAGGAATCGCCAAGCGCATGGCAAAGAACTTCCCCGAAGTGTTCCGCGGCAACAGTGGCAAAGGCAAAAGCGCGCCGCACGTGGACGCCTTCGCCAGCACCTCGGGGCGCTGCATCGTGAGCATGGCCGCGTTCGTCAGTGAACTGCGCGCCAATGTGCCGAATGTGGACGTACGCCTGGAATCGGGCAAGAGCCTAATGCAGGGAATCAACACATTCGACTTCAAGTACACCAAGGACTACGCCGAGACCGAAGCCTATCACAAGGAGAGCGACAAGCTGTGGAAAAACATCAGCTTTGCGCCGACCCTCGCCCGCATCTTTAGCGACAGCAACTACGTAAAAAAGAACGTGAACGCCTCGGATTTTTACAACAAACTGTACGAAATCCACGGCAGCATGCAGGGGATGGACGCGCAGTTCTTCGAGGGCACGCAACCATTCAATTTCAACGACCTTTTTACGCCCGCCGAGGAACTCGCCCGCTGGAAGGCGCAAAACGCCTGGTGGTACAGCGTGCTGGGTTCGTGCCCGCTCACCGGCGAACAGGGCGTCACCTACGGCAAATCCATTTTGACGAACATTTTGGACGAAGCCGACAAGGCCGTCACAGGCGCTTCGGGTACCGCAGTTTCGGGTACCGCCGCGAACACCCCTGTGGCGACGCTCCGCTTTGGGCACGACACCGGAATCCTCCCCCTCGCAGGCCTCATGCAGCTCCCCGTGGCAAACGCCCGCGTGACCGACCTCTCCAAGTTGCACGAGCAATGGACCGACTTTAAAATCATCCCGATGGCGGCGAACCTGCAAATTGTATTTTACAAGGCGGGCGCCGGCAAAAACGCAAAGCCCGTCCTGGTGAAAGTCCTCTACAACGAGGTGGAGCAGGAGCTCCCCGTACCCTGCGGGTACGCGCAAGCACAAGGCGCAGGCGCCAAGGCAAACTGCCCCGCCGCCCCCTATTACCGCTGGGACGACTTCAGCGCCTTCTACCGCAACATCGCCAAATAG
- the secA gene encoding preprotein translocase subunit SecA, with protein MSIVDTVLHKIFGTPHERKVKKLRPVIAQIHEARKALEALDDAALAAKSAEFREKLKNGATLEDIKVEAFAVCQEACDRRLGIFNIFKPENNFDFSKLGPELQVYTDAAKAELDAGKNEWEVYMPAAVYAKVRELYPESVKPFRMMPFDVQMIGGLVLHEGAIAEMATGEGKTLAAALPVYLNGLSGHGVHVVTVNDYLAGRDAKQMGLVYKFLGLTVGLIVNGLNPEQRRISYNSDVTYGTNNEFGFDYLRDNMAVEPNQLVQRELNFCIVDEVDSILIDEARTPLIISGPAEDATDKYAKANEIAQKLVKNRDFGVDEKDKNIQLTEKGVNHIQELMGIQNLYGEHADWVHFFDQALRAWYLYEKDVDYIVRDGEIIIVDENTGRLMEGRRYSNGMHQAIEAKEKVQIRRENQTLATITFQNYFRMYKKLSGMTGTAETEATEFIKIYNMNTWVIPTNKPCIRKDLQDMVYKSEGAKWKAIVAEIKDRHSKGQPLLVGTASIEKSEHLHALLEKEGIPHDVLNAKNHGREAEIIQYAGHKDRVTIATNMAGRGTDIALGPGVTELGGLHVLGTERHESRRIDNQLRGRSGRQGDPGSSQYFLSLDDNLMRIFGGDSVKNLMTRFGVGEDEVITHPIVSRSIRGAQRRVEGQSFDIRKHLLDYDNVMNEQRKVIYGLRRRILNGEDIREEIMNRIEDACDIKVSNYIIAKSYPEDWNLEGLHTDIQRTLGMEYNLTLEQAMQKTPEQVLDEVIGMCKARYEKLTKIIPDADFRNIERRFLLMTIDQVWKEHLYAMDQLKDAIRFHGYAQKDPLMVYKNEGYKMFESCLEKIATLTALRILNIRITLPNGVTVSPDQLQLKTPEQVEAEKAAAQKAAEQNGAAENNAKKPANGEAAESEPQMSAEGAKAAGLAGQAAASETNAITPEQQQQSNGPMPQSALPGTRPARRVNPAVAAARQRAQQAAGPKLGRNDPCWCGSGLKYKKCHGKDVE; from the coding sequence ATGAGCATTGTAGATACAGTACTCCACAAGATTTTCGGTACACCGCACGAACGTAAGGTGAAGAAACTCCGCCCGGTCATTGCCCAGATTCACGAAGCCCGCAAGGCTTTGGAAGCCCTGGACGATGCCGCCCTTGCCGCCAAGAGCGCGGAATTCCGCGAAAAGCTCAAGAACGGCGCCACGCTCGAAGACATTAAGGTCGAGGCCTTTGCCGTTTGCCAGGAGGCGTGCGACCGCCGTCTGGGTATTTTCAACATCTTCAAGCCCGAGAACAACTTTGACTTTAGCAAGCTCGGCCCCGAGCTCCAGGTATATACCGATGCCGCCAAGGCGGAACTCGACGCCGGCAAAAACGAATGGGAAGTCTACATGCCCGCCGCCGTCTACGCGAAGGTCCGCGAGCTGTACCCCGAGTCGGTGAAGCCCTTCCGCATGATGCCCTTCGATGTGCAGATGATTGGCGGCCTCGTGCTTCACGAAGGTGCCATCGCCGAAATGGCTACGGGTGAAGGTAAGACCCTCGCCGCTGCCCTCCCGGTGTATTTGAACGGCCTTAGCGGTCACGGCGTGCACGTGGTGACCGTGAACGACTACCTTGCCGGCCGTGACGCCAAGCAGATGGGCCTGGTTTACAAGTTCCTGGGCCTCACGGTGGGTCTCATTGTGAATGGCTTGAACCCCGAGCAGCGTCGCATTAGCTACAACAGCGACGTGACCTACGGTACCAACAACGAATTTGGCTTTGACTACCTGCGCGACAACATGGCTGTGGAGCCCAACCAGCTGGTGCAGCGCGAACTCAACTTCTGCATTGTGGACGAAGTGGACTCCATCTTGATAGACGAAGCCCGTACGCCGCTCATCATTAGCGGCCCTGCCGAGGACGCCACCGACAAGTACGCCAAGGCGAACGAAATTGCCCAAAAACTGGTGAAGAACAGGGACTTTGGCGTCGACGAGAAGGACAAGAACATCCAGCTCACCGAGAAGGGTGTGAACCACATCCAGGAACTGATGGGCATCCAGAACCTCTACGGCGAACACGCCGACTGGGTGCACTTCTTTGATCAGGCCCTGCGCGCCTGGTACCTCTACGAGAAGGATGTCGACTACATTGTTCGCGACGGCGAAATTATCATCGTCGACGAGAACACGGGCCGCCTCATGGAAGGCCGCCGCTACAGTAACGGCATGCACCAGGCCATCGAGGCCAAAGAAAAGGTGCAGATCCGCCGCGAGAACCAGACGCTCGCGACCATCACGTTCCAGAACTACTTCCGCATGTACAAGAAGCTCTCGGGTATGACCGGTACTGCCGAGACCGAGGCGACGGAATTCATCAAGATTTACAACATGAACACTTGGGTGATCCCGACCAACAAGCCGTGCATCCGCAAAGATTTGCAAGACATGGTGTACAAGTCCGAAGGCGCCAAGTGGAAGGCGATTGTCGCCGAGATCAAGGATCGCCACAGCAAGGGCCAGCCGCTCCTCGTGGGTACGGCCTCCATCGAAAAGTCCGAACACCTGCACGCCCTCCTCGAAAAGGAAGGCATCCCGCACGATGTTTTGAACGCGAAGAACCATGGTCGCGAAGCCGAGATTATTCAGTATGCCGGTCACAAGGACCGCGTGACGATCGCGACGAACATGGCCGGTCGTGGTACCGACATTGCCCTTGGACCGGGAGTTACGGAACTGGGCGGCCTCCACGTGCTCGGCACCGAGCGCCACGAGTCCCGCCGTATTGACAACCAGTTACGTGGTCGTTCGGGCCGTCAGGGCGACCCGGGTTCCAGCCAGTACTTTTTGAGCCTGGACGACAACCTGATGCGTATTTTTGGTGGCGATAGCGTCAAGAACCTCATGACCCGTTTTGGCGTGGGCGAAGACGAAGTGATTACCCACCCGATTGTGTCGCGCTCCATCCGTGGTGCCCAGCGCCGCGTCGAGGGCCAGAGCTTTGACATCCGTAAGCACTTGCTCGATTACGATAACGTGATGAACGAACAGCGCAAGGTGATTTATGGTCTCCGCCGCCGCATTTTGAACGGCGAGGACATCCGCGAAGAAATCATGAACCGCATCGAGGATGCCTGCGACATCAAGGTGAGCAACTACATTATTGCCAAGAGCTACCCCGAGGATTGGAACCTCGAAGGCTTGCACACCGACATCCAGCGTACTTTGGGCATGGAATACAACCTGACGCTCGAACAGGCCATGCAAAAGACTCCGGAGCAGGTGCTGGACGAAGTGATTGGCATGTGCAAGGCCCGCTACGAGAAGCTCACCAAGATTATCCCCGATGCTGACTTCCGCAACATTGAACGCCGCTTCCTTTTGATGACCATTGACCAGGTGTGGAAGGAACACTTGTACGCCATGGACCAGCTGAAGGACGCCATCCGCTTCCACGGCTACGCCCAGAAGGACCCGCTGATGGTGTACAAGAACGAAGGCTACAAGATGTTCGAGAGTTGCCTCGAGAAGATCGCGACCCTCACGGCCCTCCGCATTTTGAACATCCGCATTACGCTCCCGAACGGCGTGACTGTCTCTCCGGACCAGTTGCAGCTTAAGACCCCGGAACAGGTCGAGGCCGAAAAGGCTGCCGCCCAAAAGGCCGCCGAGCAGAATGGTGCCGCAGAGAACAACGCGAAAAAGCCCGCCAACGGCGAAGCTGCCGAGTCTGAACCGCAGATGAGCGCCGAGGGTGCCAAGGCCGCCGGTTTGGCTGGCCAGGCCGCCGCCTCGGAGACCAACGCCATTACGCCTGAACAGCAGCAACAGTCGAACGGCCCCATGCCGCAGTCGGCTCTGCCGGGTACCCGTCCGGCCCGCCGCGTGAACCCGGCAGTCGCCGCCGCACGCCAGCGTGCCCAGCAGGCCGCCGGCCCCAAGCTCGGGCGCAATGACCCCTGCTGGTGCGGCTCCGGCCTCAAGTACAAGAAGTGCCACGGGAAGGACGTGGAATAA
- a CDS encoding pyridoxamine 5'-phosphate oxidase family protein yields MEELKKFILSCGYFFIATIDGDQPRVRPFAAVNIFEGKLYIMTGKFKNVSKQIEKNPKVEICAISPVGDEWVRVSGTLVRDERYEAKADLLSKFPSLSAYFKPDDDRTEVLYFKDAVASYYTFDYNKEPRVVKF; encoded by the coding sequence ATGGAAGAACTGAAAAAATTTATTCTCAGTTGCGGCTATTTTTTCATAGCGACAATAGATGGCGACCAGCCCCGTGTACGTCCCTTTGCTGCGGTCAACATCTTCGAGGGCAAGCTCTACATCATGACGGGCAAGTTCAAGAACGTCTCCAAGCAGATCGAGAAAAACCCCAAGGTCGAGATTTGTGCCATCTCCCCCGTCGGCGACGAGTGGGTGCGCGTTAGCGGTACGCTTGTTCGCGATGAACGTTACGAGGCGAAGGCCGACCTGCTTTCAAAATTCCCCTCCCTTTCGGCTTACTTCAAGCCTGACGACGACCGGACTGAGGTCCTCTATTTCAAGGACGCCGTGGCCTCGTACTACACTTTCGATTACAACAAGGAGCCGAGGGTCGTAAAATTCTAG
- a CDS encoding pyridoxamine 5'-phosphate oxidase family protein, protein MEEVKEFIKKCGVYYLATMDGDKPRVRPFGTIEIFEGKLYIQTGKSKDVSKQIQKNGNVEISATAPTGDSWIRVAGTLVRDDRREPKVNMLEHYPELKSMYSPDDDNTEVLYFKDATATIYSFTAAPKVIKF, encoded by the coding sequence ATGGAAGAAGTAAAGGAATTCATCAAGAAGTGCGGCGTCTATTACCTGGCGACCATGGATGGCGACAAGCCCCGCGTGCGCCCATTCGGCACCATTGAGATTTTCGAAGGCAAGCTCTACATCCAGACAGGCAAGTCCAAGGACGTCTCCAAGCAGATCCAGAAGAACGGCAATGTCGAAATCAGCGCGACCGCCCCGACGGGCGATTCCTGGATTCGCGTCGCCGGCACGCTTGTTCGCGACGACCGCCGCGAACCGAAGGTCAACATGCTCGAGCACTACCCGGAACTCAAGTCGATGTACTCCCCCGACGACGACAACACCGAAGTCCTTTACTTCAAGGACGCCACGGCCACCATCTACAGTTTTACGGCCGCCCCGAAGGTCATCAAGTTCTAG
- a CDS encoding S9 family peptidase, producing the protein MLKLEYLFEDKEVPALGALADYDTLDFVSDGSHIYGEIMWPDSEFKDPRPCVILSHGFPGSARNDDISHALCRIGCVVMVPHHRGAWGSEGKYLLSNCIEDAKNLAEYARTPDFCGRYNVDPTKVFLAGHSMGGCTALHAGKNLPWLAGIVMITPFDPTVYLDSGQAEVLKNLLTQGKIMRSDGVEAIFEDISSHRDALRFATTYEQIKNRNVLFLVGTRDSITKRGVMIDPLWGRLKAGETTAIHRLREFPAEHGLLGSRIGCIREIAEFVCDCCNSSFLR; encoded by the coding sequence ATGCTGAAGTTGGAATATTTGTTCGAAGACAAGGAAGTGCCCGCGTTGGGGGCGCTCGCCGATTACGATACGCTGGACTTTGTCAGCGACGGGAGCCACATTTACGGCGAAATCATGTGGCCCGATAGCGAGTTCAAGGACCCGCGCCCCTGCGTCATTTTGTCCCACGGCTTCCCGGGTTCGGCAAGGAACGACGACATTTCCCACGCTCTTTGCCGCATAGGTTGCGTTGTGATGGTCCCGCACCATCGCGGCGCCTGGGGCAGCGAGGGCAAGTACCTCCTCTCGAACTGCATCGAAGACGCGAAAAACCTCGCTGAGTACGCGCGCACTCCCGACTTTTGCGGGCGCTATAACGTGGATCCGACCAAGGTGTTCTTGGCGGGGCACAGCATGGGCGGCTGCACGGCGCTCCACGCGGGCAAAAACCTGCCGTGGCTTGCGGGCATCGTGATGATTACGCCGTTCGACCCCACTGTCTATTTGGACAGTGGCCAAGCCGAGGTGCTAAAAAACCTGCTCACCCAAGGTAAAATTATGCGGAGTGATGGCGTGGAGGCTATTTTTGAAGATATCTCGAGCCACAGGGACGCCCTCCGGTTTGCAACGACATACGAACAAATTAAAAACAGGAATGTGCTGTTCCTCGTGGGGACCCGCGACTCCATTACAAAGAGGGGGGTCATGATTGACCCTCTGTGGGGGAGGCTCAAGGCGGGCGAGACCACGGCAATCCATCGCTTGCGCGAGTTCCCTGCGGAGCACGGGCTTTTGGGGAGCCGCATCGGCTGCATTCGGGAAATTGCCGAATTCGTTTGCGATTGCTGCAATTCGTCGTTTTTACGGTGA
- a CDS encoding lysophospholipid acyltransferase family protein — translation MSATKKIFAKTFAWATCNLLHTLGWKRRTVQTNLLYTNNIAPLQKTAPIYKATLKNLTRHVGELLFCFGTYKRLPSDTAAYPCQVDGWDFKFAPGAAEVLNKMREGGIFLTAHYGNYEAIGPWLCRLGIPLVASYAPIKPRWLNRILEKRIRAVDGRNYSIDAQTPREFLRLIDEHQLFCLIADQDSRIPSALEGEFLGQKVHNNPVPDFLLKHRPQTPVFICWLDDQGPARVLHARQVTPQGGSALGIFNNWLEGQIKKNPALWYGWTHRRFYSVNPGIYK, via the coding sequence ATGAGCGCTACTAAAAAAATTTTTGCAAAAACATTTGCCTGGGCGACCTGCAACCTGCTGCACACCCTCGGTTGGAAGCGCCGTACTGTACAAACTAACCTCCTGTATACAAACAACATAGCGCCATTGCAAAAGACCGCCCCCATTTACAAGGCTACCCTCAAGAACCTCACGCGCCACGTGGGGGAATTGCTCTTTTGCTTTGGTACGTACAAAAGATTGCCCAGCGATACAGCCGCCTACCCTTGCCAAGTTGACGGCTGGGACTTTAAATTCGCTCCCGGCGCCGCCGAAGTTTTGAACAAAATGCGCGAGGGCGGCATCTTTCTCACCGCGCACTACGGCAACTACGAGGCGATTGGCCCGTGGCTATGCCGCCTGGGAATCCCGCTCGTCGCAAGCTACGCCCCCATAAAGCCCCGCTGGCTCAACCGCATCCTCGAAAAACGCATTCGCGCCGTGGACGGACGAAACTATTCCATTGACGCCCAAACCCCGCGCGAGTTTTTGCGACTCATCGACGAGCACCAGCTTTTTTGCCTGATTGCCGACCAAGACAGCCGAATCCCGAGCGCCCTCGAGGGAGAATTCCTCGGGCAAAAAGTACACAACAACCCGGTACCCGATTTTTTGCTCAAGCACCGCCCGCAAACGCCCGTATTTATTTGCTGGCTCGACGACCAGGGCCCCGCGCGTGTACTGCACGCCCGGCAGGTCACACCGCAAGGCGGCAGCGCCCTCGGCATTTTCAACAACTGGCTCGAAGGGCAAATAAAAAAAAATCCAGCCCTTTGGTACGGCTGGACCCATCGTCGCTTTTACAGCGTCAATCCCGGTATTTACAAGTAA
- the tmk gene encoding dTMP kinase, with protein sequence MKTAKRFFCLEGIDGSGKTTQLDMLAAALARDGYEVVKFREPGGAKISERIRELLLDPSFKGIMSDKAELLLYNAARAQVIKEVIQPALDAGKIVIADRFAWSTFAYQGYARGIDTDLILKLTEMTCGGCFPELTVVLDISVERGRARTCKRGEAPDRLEQEKADFFERVRQGYLAAARDYDCVAAIDADRDPEEIHKELLALVKAKL encoded by the coding sequence ATGAAAACCGCTAAGCGTTTCTTTTGCCTTGAAGGGATTGACGGCTCGGGTAAAACGACCCAGCTCGACATGCTCGCCGCGGCGCTTGCCCGCGACGGCTACGAGGTCGTCAAGTTCCGTGAACCAGGTGGCGCCAAAATTTCGGAGCGCATTCGCGAGCTCCTTTTGGACCCATCCTTCAAGGGCATCATGAGCGACAAGGCGGAACTCTTGCTTTACAACGCGGCCCGCGCCCAGGTCATTAAGGAAGTGATCCAGCCGGCGCTCGACGCGGGCAAGATCGTGATTGCCGACCGTTTTGCCTGGAGCACTTTTGCCTACCAGGGTTACGCCCGCGGCATCGACACCGACCTGATTTTGAAACTCACCGAAATGACTTGTGGCGGCTGTTTTCCTGAGCTCACCGTCGTGCTCGACATCAGTGTGGAGCGCGGCCGTGCCCGTACCTGCAAACGCGGCGAGGCGCCTGACCGCTTGGAGCAGGAGAAGGCCGACTTTTTCGAGAGGGTGCGCCAGGGCTACCTGGCCGCGGCCCGCGACTACGACTGCGTGGCCGCCATAGACGCCGACCGCGACCCCGAAGAAATTCACAAGGAATTGCTTGCCCTAGTGAAGGCGAAACTCTAA